In Maniola hyperantus chromosome 20, iAphHyp1.2, whole genome shotgun sequence, the following are encoded in one genomic region:
- the LOC117992128 gene encoding allergen Tha p 1-like, with amino-acid sequence MQIIVVLATLVATALAIPADTYNPKYDSFNVQELKENPRLLSNFGKCFIDKAPCTAEGSAFKKIVPEAVQTSCGKCTPKQRELVRVIIRAFQKDLPEIWAELVKKHDPNGQYKESFNNFLNADN; translated from the exons atGCAGATTATTGTAGTTCTGGCAACTTTGGTGGCAACGGCATTGGCGATTCCTGCTGACACCTACAATCCTAAGTACGACAGCTTCAATGTTCAGGAACTGAAGGAAAATCCACGTCTGCTTAGCAACTTCGGGAAATGCTTCATCGACAAGGCGCCATGCACCGCTGAGGGATCCGCTTTCAAAA AAATAGTTCCCGAAGCGGTTCAAACCAGTTGTGGAAAGTGCACGCCCAAGCAACGTGAGCTAGTGCGCGTAATAATACGCGCTTTCCAGAAAGATTTGCCTGAGATATGGGCAGAGCTCGTGAAGAAGCACGACCCCAATGGCCAGTACAAGGAATCGTTCAATAATTTCCTTAACGCCGACAACTAA